GCGCCAGTGCGACCGTAATCGGCGTCACCGAATTCGTCTGAATACTCGATCCGAACGCACCGCCGAGGGTCAGTCGCTTGACGTTGACTTTGCTCAGCGGCAGCTCGAAGATTTCACCCAGCAGGTTTCGAACGTTGTGAACGGTCTGCGTCGTCGGCCAGACCGTAATACCACCGTTCGCCTCCGGACGACATACCGTCGTTTTGTTCTCGAGTTGAGCGTGATAGGTCCGTCCCGTCTCGAAGCTCTCTTCGAAGACGTGATCCGCCTCGGAAAAGCCCTGTGAGACGTTACCGACGCTAATGTCTCGTTCGACAGCGATGTTGTCCTCGATCGATTCCGTCTCGCCGTCGCGAACGATCGTCTCGTGTAACGCCGGGGCGTCGTCACTCGTTGCGAACTCGGGGTCGAGAACGGGATCGAGTTCGTTGTAGGTAACGTCGATCGCCTGTAGTGCCTTCTCGGCTTTCTGCTCGGTTTCGGCCGCGACTGCTGCGATCCCTTCACCGACACGGCGCGGTCTATCGGTGAGAACGGTATTATCCCGATAAATCGCATCGGGAACGCTGATCGTCCGTTCGTTGTACCGATCGCTGGGTACGTCCTCGAACGTGATACAGATCGCACCCATCTCCTCCGCGGCGCTCGTATCGATGTCGACGACTTCGGCGTGGGGATAGGGAGATCGAAGCACCTTCCCGTGCCACATACCGGGAAGTGTCACGTCGGGAGCATAGGTCGCTCGACCGGTGACCTTCGCTTCGCCGTCCTGACGAGGAACATCCTCACCGACCGAATGAAAGGTCTTGCTACTATTTGCCATATTTTACAGTAGATCGTTTCCTCCCTCTGTTAATAAGTGTTTTGCTAGGACGAGCGCTCGAGAGAACACCGTATCGACGGAATAGCCTATCACAGGATCGAACACCGAGACTGAGGTGAATTTGATCGCGGAGATCGTTCCTCCGAAAGCTCCCCAACGACGCACGGCCGAATAGACAATAAATTGATTGGAAACTGGAAATGTGTAGGACCGTCCATAATATAACCAGATATTCAGACGACAAGGAGTTACGATGTCGACTACACTCAACCAGAGAACAGCTTTATGTATGATAAACTCACACAGTCACATATGCCATCGGATACCAGGCAGAACAACGGTGTAGATCAGTCGCAGAACGGAATCGACGTGGGATCACGACGAGCCTTCCTGGGCCTCGGATCAGCAGCAGCCCTCGGCTCGCTTGCGGGCTGTCTCGGAGACGACGATAACGGCAACGGAAACGGCAACGGAAACGGTGGGGCCACGGACGACTCCGGTGCTGGTGACGACGAACCGGAAAAACCGGATCAAATCACTGTGCGTGCGTGGGGCGGCGTGTGGGAAGGGTCGCTCGAAGAGTCCATCGCAGAGCCCTTTACAGAAGAGACGGGAATCGACGTCCAGTTCGACAACACCGATCGAACGGTGATGCAGGGGGACATCCGAACGGCGATTCAGCAGGATCGAGAACCGCCAGTAAACGTCATGTGGACGGTCGAGCCCGCAGCCCACGAAGAGTACCGGATGGATCTGGCCGAACCGCTGGACGAAAGCATCGTTACGAATATCGACGAGATGTTCAATCACGCGATTCCGGACGTCGACGACTCGATTCCGTACCTGACGCTGTACTCCTATACGTACGCCCTCTCGTACAACGAGGATGCACTCGAAGACATAACCGGCAGCTCAGAGCCACCGGAGTCCTGGAACGACATTAAAAGCGACGAGTTCGAAAACGCGTTCGGACAGTACGACAACGCCTACGGGTTCTGGCCGGTGTTTTCGGAATTGTCTGATACGCCGCTCGACTCGGACGACCTGAGTGCGGTTTACGACGAGATCGAAGAGTTCGAACCTACGATTGGCCACATCGGTGACGACACGAGTTTGACCGAACAGATCAGAGAAGGGGAAATCGCGTGTGCTCCCCTGATCATGAACAACCTGCTCGACGCCTACGAAGATGGGGAACCGGTCGGCTGGACGTTGCCCGAAGAAGGTGCAACTCTGCGCGGAGACAGCATGTACACGCCACAAAATCAGTCCGAGTCGGAACTTTACTGGTCGCAGGTGTTCATCAACTTCGCAGCGGCAGCGGAACACCAGAGCGAGTGGACCGAATCGCTCGGCCTTCCGATGACCAACAGCAACACGGAGCCGATGGATTACATGATCGACGATCCATCTTACCCAACTGACGAGGAGGACTTCGAGACCCTGCTCACCGTGGACCTCGACGTCTACGCCGAAGAGAGTCCGGAATGGTTCGAAGAGTTTAACATCATCATGGGCGCATAGTGACGTAGTCGTAATGGAATCGAACCGGAAAGGGCACAGACGAAAAGTCAGCAGCCACCCCATTTCCGTGAACCGTTCACCGGAATCATATAACGATATCGCCACCCAGAAACGTATCCACACAGGATGACAAGTAATACCATTTCAAATCGCCTGGAACGCCTCAAATGGCGTCTCATGGACAAGACGATCGAGTTAAAACAGCGACTTCCTCAAGAGATATATCAATCGCCACCCAGCTGGTGGGGATATCTCCTCATCTTGCCCGGGATTTTGTTGGTGAGCTTTCTGTTCGTCGGGATGGGGATTCTCACGTACTACAGCTTCCTGACGTTCGACTCGATCGAGTTCATCATTTACGAATTCACGCTCGAAAACTGGCGGAGCTTCCTCACGACCGACGCGTACTACTTCATCTTTTTCCGAACTATCGGATTATCACTCTTCATTACGATTCTCGCCGTAGGGCTCGCGCTTCCATACGCGTACTTGACTATTCGCGTTCGGTCATCACTGCTTCGAAAGCTGTTGCTGATCAGCATCTTCGTTCCGTTCTTCACCGGGGTTATCGTTCGTGCATACGGCTGGCTGATTATCCTCGGTCAAAACGGACTCGTTAACAGCTTTTTCGGCATATTCGGACTCGGACCGTACCGATTGATCGGAACGGAAATCGGCGTCATCATCGGGCTGTTACAGATCATGATCCCGTTTGCCATCATCATGATCGCACCCGCGGTCCAGAACATCGACCGTGCGATGGAACTTGCCGCGAGCAATCTGGGTGCAAACCCGTTCCAGACGTTCTACCACATCGTAATACCGCTTGCGAAACCGGGTATCGCCGGCGGAACGATCGTCGTGTTCACGATTACTGCTGCGACCTACGCGGTGCCCGCACTCATCGGAGGTGGACGGGTCGACTTCATCGCGAACGTCATTTACCGATCACTGTTCGATCTCTCGAACTATCCGCTCGCGGCCACGTTCAGTGTCGCGCTCGTGATCGTCGCATCGATCTTCGTTCTGGGGATCTTCCAGACGCTAGGCTCTGGAACGCTCGGAGTCGACACGGGTGATTCCCATGAGTAAGGAGTCACAGACGAGCCTGATGAACCGGTTCTTCAGGATAACGCGCAAGCTCCCTGGGAGTCGACCGGTGATCAGTACACTCGTCGCGCTTCAGATCGTGTTCCTGATGCTCCCGACGATCGTCGTGTTCGTCGTCTCGTTCCAGCCAGGGGACATCGTTCGGTTTCCGCCTGACGGTCTCTCGCTGCAGTGGTACTACGAACTCCCTGACGAAAGTCGGTACATCTCCGCACTCTGGCGGAGCGTACTCGTCGCAACGTTCTGTATGTTGCTGTCGATTCCGATCGGAATCCTGGCGGCACTCGGACTGATCCGATACGATATTCGCTTCGAAAAGGCGTTCCAGCTGTACTTCCTGCTGCCGTTTACCGTCCCGCTCGTCGTCTCCGGTGTGATACTGTTGATCATCTTCGGAGAGATGGGCGTGATCGGCAACCTCTGGACCGTTGGACTGGCACTGACGATCATCAACATCCCGTTCATGATCTGGAGCGTGACGTCGCGCGTTAACGCGCTCGATTCGGAGCTTGAAAACGCTGCAAAGAATCTCGGGGCTGATGAGATTCAAACGTTCTTTAACGTCACGTTCCCGTCGATCATGCCGGGAGTCGTAACCGGAGCGCTCATCATGTTCGTCCTCGGCCTGAACGAGTTCATCGTCAGTCTGATCATTACGACACCGGACATCGTCACGCTCCCGGTACTGATCTACACGTCCATCCGAACGAACATCAGCCCGCTCATCGCCGCGGTGGCAAGCGTCTACGTAATCGTCGCGTTCCTCGCGGTTATCGTGGCGGACCGCCTCGTGGGCCTCGACGAGCTCCTGCAGTCCTAGATCGCCCACGGAACCGTCGTTCTTTTCGCCCGGGTTCACAGCTCGAGAACGGAAGTCCTACTTCCTGTTCGGACGATCGATTCGCCGTTCCATATTGAGGTTGAGTTCGATGATATTTGCCGTACTCATCACTTTTTCCGGAAGCTCCTCGTGATACCGATCGTTTTTCAACCGGGAAGTCGGACCGGAAACGCTCACCGATCCGAGAACGTTTCCGTGTTGATCCGTAATAGGGGCACCGACGGCACGCAGGCCCTCTATTTCCTCTTCGTCGTTGTAGGAGTATCCCCGCTCTCGAATCTCGTGTAATTCCTCGAGAAACACGTCGCGGTCAGTGATCGTATTCGATGTCTTCGACGGGAGCCCCTGTTTATCGAGAATCGTTTCGACTCGCTCCTCGGGCAGAAACGCGAGCATCGCCTTTCCGGTCGCAGTGTCGTGGTGGTAGTTCGTTTGCTGAAGCTTTTGTGTGTGATACTGGTCGCCAACGGCGAGTTCGCCGGTCTCTTTGAGCAGGTTGATCTGGTATCCCTGTTGCTCCGTCGCAAGGTGTGCCGTTTCACCGGTTTCCTGGGCGAGTTTCTGGACCTCGGATTTTCCGACCGAGAACAGCCGGTTGTGATTGCGAACGTACACCCCCAACATCAGAAACTTCAGACTGAGCTGATACGAATTCTCCGTTCGAATAATCCATTCGTTCTCGATAAGCGTGGTCAGATGGTTGTAGACAGCACTCCGTGAGAGATCGAGATGCTCCGCGATTTCGGTCGCTTTTGCGCCGTCACGTGACTTGATCACGTTGATTATCTCGAACGTGGTGTCCGCTGTCTGAAGCACTCGAGACGAATCGGACGGGTTTCGATTCGGGCTCATATGGTTTCTTGTGAACGTACCACAATAAGTGTTTACTTCTCGTGCACAGACACAGTTGAGGATATTCACAGAAAGCGACAACATAACCGAGAGGCTCGAGAAGGAAAGATTTCAGTTCCAGCAGTGCGTTACCGGTGGAGTCATAGGTAGGCCCAAATAAACATATTGTCAACATATATCCGATAAAATACGATATAGAACAGAATAATAGAGTGAGTGGAGTGGATCTATTGTGCACTATAGAGACACAACCAAGATATGTGCTAATCAGGACGTAGACACGGTGTACCGCGGGAGTTGAAAATCGAATAAGTAGGCAGTGGTCGCTTTCACGGAATCGATATCCGGCTTCACGGATCAACGGTAGATAGTCTCGCTATGTGTCAATAGAGTTAATTCATACGGACTGCTGTAAGTCATTTCCGGCGCAACCGCGACTAGTCCTGCGGTTGCTCCGGTAAACTGTTATAGCAGACCGTGTCAGTCACGTGAAAAATGTTCTGACAACAGTCGTAAATTTACAATAGTACGTTCGTAATTGATTGGTGCAATTAATCAATACGGTAATAATAGAGAAACCAGGAGAGTACAGTGGCCACCGGACGCCACTACACAGCTCATCGAACAACGGCATCGAAGTTCGGAGCGAGCGCGGTTCGGAGCGAGCGCGGTTCGGAGCGAGTGAAACGAGCGAGAACCGCGGATAAGCGAGCGGGGAGGGACGACCCGTGAGCCAGTGAAACGAGCGAAACCGCGAATCGAAAAATCAGTGCGAGCCGAGTCACAGGAGTAATTATCGGGTAACAGAAAGAAGATATCCTGGACAGCACCCATTCACCGCCCACGCATCGTTCCACCCGTATAGGGATCCTACGACCGAACCGCTCGTGGTACCACATCGAGAAATGACTGAAACGAAAGGGAGCGATACACACGACGAACTATCGAACAAATACCGATAGTAATCAGACCCATTATGTGCACCTATCGAGCACAGGTCGTTCTGGTAGTCGGTACACACGAACGAGCCGGTTACGGGGGTTCGACTAACGGTCACGGATCAAACACCCGATAGGATTGACAACGAAGAGTTCGATATCGTCAAATGAGTTCGTGATAACCCAGCAGAATAATCACCGAACTCCCTCTCCGACAGTGAAGTTAAGAGCTGAAGACGGACTCGATCGCACCATCAAGTGCGGTGTGGATCTGATCGACGTCCGCTCGAGTGAGACAAAACGGCGGTGCGACCATAATCTGTGTCTGGGGTCTCCCGGGCCAGACGAGCAGGTCTCCGTCGGTGGCTGCGTGATCAGCGACGGCTTCGACCGGATTATCGGTATTCTCGGTACGCGGATCGACGACCGGTTCCTCAGTACCCGGTTTGCTGAACGCGAGACTCCAGAGGAACCCACGCCCACGGACGTTTCCAACGACATCGTGGGCGTCTTCTAGCTCCCGAAGGCGCTCTTCGAGATACGGCGACACTGACCGGACGTTCTCGAGGAGCCCGTTCTCGTACTCCGAAATCGCCGCGAGTCCCGCAGCACAGCCGACCGGATGTCCGCCGAAGGTCTGACCGAGGGGAACGCCGTCGTCGCGGAGATACTCGCTGATTTCGGAGGAAACCATCACGCCAGCGAGAGGCGCATAGGCGCTCGTCAGCCCCTTCGCACAGGTGATCATATCGGGCTCGACGTTCTCCGTCTGGATTCCAAACCACTCACCGCACCGACCGAATCCGGTGATGACTTCGTCTGCAATCAACAAAATATCGTACGTATCACAGAGTTCCCGGAGTCGTTCGAAGTAGCCGGGAGGTGCAGTGTAGGCACCACTGGCACCTGCGATCGGCTCCATGAGAATCGCTGCGACCGAGTCAGGACCCTCGTTTCGGATCACGAACTCGACGTGGTCAGCGGCCTTTTCGGCTAACTCCTCTGGCGTATCGGCATCGAACGGAGAGCGATACGACATCGGCGGAAGGAACTGTTGAGCCCCCGTCGTTGCCGCGTTCCGTTCGATCACCGAACTCGACCAGCCGTTTCCGGTTAGACTGCTCGTTCCGTAGTTCCACCCGTGGTACGAGCGCCATCTCGTCAGAATTTTATGCGATCCCGTGTACTCCCGAGCGAAATGTACTGCGGCCTCGTTCGCCTCGGATCCTGAAACCGCAAAGTAGACCTCACCCATCGAATCGGGGGCTTTCTCGAGCATCGCCTCCGACAGCTGCTGGCGGGTGTCGTTGTACTGCGATGGCGTCACGTACGGTGCCTTGTGGAGTTGCTCGACCATCGCATCGATGATGGTCTGGTTATCGAACCCGGCGTTAACGCAAAACAGTTGCGAGACGCCGTCTAGGTATCTGTTCCCGTCCGCATCCGTGACGTACGCTCCGTCCCCATCCCTGATGTCGAGGTGTGGGTGGTCGGGGTTGAACCAGTGAGGAACCGTGTTCCGACTGGCTGCCGCCTGTTTTACATCGTCTTGCTGCATACAGAAAGCGGGCGTTCTTTCATTATAAACGTTTGGGAGAGGTCCGTCCGAAGGGACGATTGATCGGTTGTCTTACGGGAGAAACGCCGCATCTACCAACCGGAACATACTTGCCTCGAGCGTGTGTGCGGCTAGTAATGTCTGACACCGAACTCGGAACGCTCATCGAGGATTCTGGTGCGGTGATGACCGGGAAGTTCAAGTTGTCGGATGGATCACTTACGGATTATTACATAGACAAGTACGTCTTCGAAACGAAGCCGGATATTCTGTCGATCATCACGGACGAGATCGTCGATCAGATCGACGAAGATGAGATCGACGTCGTCGTCGGTCCCGCGCTCGGGGCGGTGCCGCTCGTTACTGCCGTTTCGCTCGAGGCAAGGATTCCCGCCGCGTACATCCGAATGGGCGAGAAACATCGCGGAACGCAGGCTCGAGTGGAAGGAACGATCGAGAAAGGGATGCGCGTCGCCGTTCTCGAGGACGTGACGTCGACCGGGAATACGATCCTGGAAACGGCCAAACTCGTCGAGGAGATCGGCGGCCTGGTCGAGCAATTGATTACCGTCGTCGACCGGAACGCCGGTGCCGTCGAACACATCCGAGACGAAGGGTACGAACTGGACTTCTTGACGCGTGTGGGCGAAGACTTTCAGGTGTAACGGCGTTCGAACCCGTGTGTAACGGCCTTCGAACAGGCCAACTGTATTCGACAAACCGACTATGTTCGAGCAGGACGCTTTAGATGACGAGACTACCCGATAGCACCATCACTCGTCGGAACCGTCCGCTGTAACGACTTACTGGCATACCCGTAGCACAGTCGTCGGTGTGGCGGAGCTGCTTTACGGTGGCCCTTATCGGAGGAGATCGTACTCACAAATAGAACCGATCGAACTCGGGTTATCGGGACGATCAGGACGTTCGAACGGATATAAAAAACAGGTTCCGAGAATACGATGCAAGCCACCGAACGCCGGTGAACAAGTAAAATACCGAAAGAAGAGGAGAGACAGACGGGAGTACTATTATGAGATGTTGGCGACAAAGTTTATATACATTGATAATAAAGGTTTTGCCGATGATCCACAGTAGCGGATCGCTTGTCACAATCGACGTGGGAACGGGAGAAACCGTCGAAACGACGATCGATAGCGTGCTCGAATCGTATATTGGCGGCCGCGGCGTGGCAACGAAACTCGCACACGAACGAATTTCGTTCGACGTTGGGTCGCTCGAGTCCGAAAACAGCGTGTTCTTCACGACGGGTCCGTTACAGGTTTCGAACATGAGTTTTACTGGTCGAACGAACTGTACATCGGTATCACCGTTAACCGACGGGTTGCTTTCGTCGAACGCTGGCGGGTTTCTTTCCCGACACATCGCAGCAACCGGATACAGCGCCATCGAGGTGACCGGTGTCAGCGACGAACTGGTCGTCGTCGACGTCACGGATACCGGCATCGAAATCGCACCCGTTCCCGAACTCGAGCAGGCAACCGTCCCGGAAACGACGGCGTTCCTCGAGGACGAGTTCGACCGATCCGCCGATCAGGTCGCAGTCATCGGTCCCGCAGGAGAAAACGAAGTTCGGTTCGCGTCGATCATGACGACCGAAAGTCGCGCGTTCGGTCGCGGTGGTCTCGGTGCAGTGATGGGGTCGAAGAACGTCAAGGCGGTCCTGTTCGACGGCTCCTCGAAGCCCGAGATACCGAATGCTGACGTGCACATGGACGTTCACCGAGACGCCGCCACATCAGACCACATCATGAAGCGACAGGGAACGACGTCGACGACGTCTCTGGCCAACGAACTCGAGGCGTTTCCGACCAGATACTTCCAAGAGCTATCCTTCGACGGGGCCGATCAGATCGGCGGTGACGCGATCGAAGCGAAAAAGTACAAAACCGGAACCTGTTCGGCGTGTGCATTCGCCTGCAAACTGCCCACGAAAGACGACGAAACCGACCTCGAAACGGAAGGTCCGGAGTTCGAGACAGTCATGGCATTCGGAAGCAATCCGATGATCGACGACATCGTCTCGGTGATGAAGTCGAACGACCGATGTGACAAGCTCGGTCTCGATACGATCAGCGCTGGCGACGTCATCTCTGCGTATCTCATGGCGAACGACGAGTTCGGAAACGACCAACTCGTCCACGAACTCATCGAGAAGATCGCATACCGGGTGGACGACGGAGACCTGCTG
This genomic stretch from Natrarchaeobius halalkaliphilus harbors:
- a CDS encoding ABC transporter substrate-binding protein, with protein sequence MPSDTRQNNGVDQSQNGIDVGSRRAFLGLGSAAALGSLAGCLGDDDNGNGNGNGNGGATDDSGAGDDEPEKPDQITVRAWGGVWEGSLEESIAEPFTEETGIDVQFDNTDRTVMQGDIRTAIQQDREPPVNVMWTVEPAAHEEYRMDLAEPLDESIVTNIDEMFNHAIPDVDDSIPYLTLYSYTYALSYNEDALEDITGSSEPPESWNDIKSDEFENAFGQYDNAYGFWPVFSELSDTPLDSDDLSAVYDEIEEFEPTIGHIGDDTSLTEQIREGEIACAPLIMNNLLDAYEDGEPVGWTLPEEGATLRGDSMYTPQNQSESELYWSQVFINFAAAAEHQSEWTESLGLPMTNSNTEPMDYMIDDPSYPTDEEDFETLLTVDLDVYAEESPEWFEEFNIIMGA
- a CDS encoding ABC transporter permease, whose translation is MTSNTISNRLERLKWRLMDKTIELKQRLPQEIYQSPPSWWGYLLILPGILLVSFLFVGMGILTYYSFLTFDSIEFIIYEFTLENWRSFLTTDAYYFIFFRTIGLSLFITILAVGLALPYAYLTIRVRSSLLRKLLLISIFVPFFTGVIVRAYGWLIILGQNGLVNSFFGIFGLGPYRLIGTEIGVIIGLLQIMIPFAIIMIAPAVQNIDRAMELAASNLGANPFQTFYHIVIPLAKPGIAGGTIVVFTITAATYAVPALIGGGRVDFIANVIYRSLFDLSNYPLAATFSVALVIVASIFVLGIFQTLGSGTLGVDTGDSHE
- a CDS encoding ABC transporter permease; the encoded protein is MSKESQTSLMNRFFRITRKLPGSRPVISTLVALQIVFLMLPTIVVFVVSFQPGDIVRFPPDGLSLQWYYELPDESRYISALWRSVLVATFCMLLSIPIGILAALGLIRYDIRFEKAFQLYFLLPFTVPLVVSGVILLIIFGEMGVIGNLWTVGLALTIINIPFMIWSVTSRVNALDSELENAAKNLGADEIQTFFNVTFPSIMPGVVTGALIMFVLGLNEFIVSLIITTPDIVTLPVLIYTSIRTNISPLIAAVASVYVIVAFLAVIVADRLVGLDELLQS
- a CDS encoding IclR family transcriptional regulator, with the protein product MSPNRNPSDSSRVLQTADTTFEIINVIKSRDGAKATEIAEHLDLSRSAVYNHLTTLIENEWIIRTENSYQLSLKFLMLGVYVRNHNRLFSVGKSEVQKLAQETGETAHLATEQQGYQINLLKETGELAVGDQYHTQKLQQTNYHHDTATGKAMLAFLPEERVETILDKQGLPSKTSNTITDRDVFLEELHEIRERGYSYNDEEEIEGLRAVGAPITDQHGNVLGSVSVSGPTSRLKNDRYHEELPEKVMSTANIIELNLNMERRIDRPNRK
- a CDS encoding aminotransferase family protein, whose product is MQQDDVKQAAASRNTVPHWFNPDHPHLDIRDGDGAYVTDADGNRYLDGVSQLFCVNAGFDNQTIIDAMVEQLHKAPYVTPSQYNDTRQQLSEAMLEKAPDSMGEVYFAVSGSEANEAAVHFAREYTGSHKILTRWRSYHGWNYGTSSLTGNGWSSSVIERNAATTGAQQFLPPMSYRSPFDADTPEELAEKAADHVEFVIRNEGPDSVAAILMEPIAGASGAYTAPPGYFERLRELCDTYDILLIADEVITGFGRCGEWFGIQTENVEPDMITCAKGLTSAYAPLAGVMVSSEISEYLRDDGVPLGQTFGGHPVGCAAGLAAISEYENGLLENVRSVSPYLEERLRELEDAHDVVGNVRGRGFLWSLAFSKPGTEEPVVDPRTENTDNPVEAVADHAATDGDLLVWPGRPQTQIMVAPPFCLTRADVDQIHTALDGAIESVFSS
- the pyrE gene encoding orotate phosphoribosyltransferase → MSDTELGTLIEDSGAVMTGKFKLSDGSLTDYYIDKYVFETKPDILSIITDEIVDQIDEDEIDVVVGPALGAVPLVTAVSLEARIPAAYIRMGEKHRGTQARVEGTIEKGMRVAVLEDVTSTGNTILETAKLVEEIGGLVEQLITVVDRNAGAVEHIRDEGYELDFLTRVGEDFQV
- a CDS encoding aldehyde ferredoxin oxidoreductase family protein, yielding MIHSSGSLVTIDVGTGETVETTIDSVLESYIGGRGVATKLAHERISFDVGSLESENSVFFTTGPLQVSNMSFTGRTNCTSVSPLTDGLLSSNAGGFLSRHIAATGYSAIEVTGVSDELVVVDVTDTGIEIAPVPELEQATVPETTAFLEDEFDRSADQVAVIGPAGENEVRFASIMTTESRAFGRGGLGAVMGSKNVKAVLFDGSSKPEIPNADVHMDVHRDAATSDHIMKRQGTTSTTSLANELEAFPTRYFQELSFDGADQIGGDAIEAKKYKTGTCSACAFACKLPTKDDETDLETEGPEFETVMAFGSNPMIDDIVSVMKSNDRCDKLGLDTISAGDVISAYLMANDEFGNDQLVHELIEKIAYRVDDGDLLAEGVHRVADELGVEDWSVKGLEFPAHDGRRFNGQALSFATSNRGADHMYSEFYLLEYPLVDEEQAVDPSGLDGKPSLLVERENICAIHDSGIICKFSGPYVDHERHEGIFGRDYEELLEIGAAIVELERHFNNQRGFDRNDDRLPYSIEGLDEALDEYYERRGWTEDGIVPDQNVV